The following proteins come from a genomic window of Selenomonadales bacterium:
- a CDS encoding dipeptide epimerase: MKIIAAEVRELALPLKKPFIIAYNTWHSMPTLILTLTTDEGLVGYGESVPDEGVTGETISSTFAMLRDTLLPLVLGQSAFDLEAFHRAAEERVHGAYAAKAAIDIALHDLKAKAAGLPLYKLFGGHSQDVTVPAVISIIPPEEMPRALAPYQAAGYRHYKLKLGGDPADDILRVARAREILGEKARIKVDANQGFATADNALKVMQAISCYDIELVEQPVMHWDYEGLKRVRERSDMSLMVDEGVRTGRDLWRLLSVTGIDWVNVKLMKCGGILPAMKLAALAEIAGVKVQIGSMLESSVASAAGAHLHRALSAISASEMVGPHHFAADIGDFAYAKDEVVFNERAGLGIEVDSERLGSLTLRGARVSEQGDYSNLSP; the protein is encoded by the coding sequence ATGAAGATAATTGCTGCCGAAGTACGCGAGCTAGCCCTGCCGCTAAAGAAGCCATTTATCATCGCCTACAATACTTGGCACAGTATGCCTACGCTTATTCTGACGCTTACGACGGACGAAGGGCTCGTCGGCTATGGAGAAAGTGTGCCGGATGAAGGCGTGACAGGAGAGACTATTAGCAGCACCTTCGCCATGCTGCGCGACACACTCCTACCGCTAGTGCTTGGCCAAAGCGCGTTTGACCTAGAAGCGTTTCACCGCGCTGCCGAGGAGCGCGTGCACGGGGCCTATGCCGCTAAGGCGGCTATCGACATCGCTCTGCACGACCTAAAGGCCAAAGCCGCCGGCCTTCCCCTCTATAAGCTGTTTGGTGGGCACAGCCAAGACGTAACTGTCCCGGCGGTAATCAGCATTATTCCGCCGGAGGAAATGCCGCGTGCGCTTGCCCCTTACCAGGCAGCAGGCTACCGGCATTATAAGCTTAAGCTAGGCGGCGACCCCGCGGACGACATTCTGCGCGTAGCAAGAGCGCGCGAAATTCTAGGCGAAAAAGCGCGCATCAAGGTGGATGCCAACCAAGGCTTTGCCACCGCAGATAACGCGCTAAAGGTCATGCAGGCTATATCATGCTACGATATCGAACTGGTCGAACAACCGGTAATGCATTGGGACTACGAGGGGCTAAAGCGCGTCCGCGAGCGCTCGGATATGTCGCTCATGGTAGACGAAGGCGTACGCACCGGGCGCGACTTGTGGCGGCTTTTATCTGTCACCGGCATCGACTGGGTGAACGTCAAACTTATGAAGTGCGGCGGAATCTTGCCCGCCATGAAACTCGCTGCCTTAGCCGAGATTGCCGGTGTCAAGGTGCAAATCGGCTCTATGCTCGAGTCCAGCGTCGCCAGTGCGGCCGGGGCCCACTTGCACAGGGCGTTATCTGCGATTAGCGCCAGCGAGATGGTTGGCCCGCATCACTTTGCCGCGGACATCGGCGATTTTGCTTATGCCAAAGATGAAGTAGTATTTAACGAGCGCGCGGGACTAGGCATCGAGGTAGACAGCGAGCGCTTAGGCAGTCTCACTCTGCGTGGCGCGCGCGTCAGCGAGCAGGGTGACTATAGTAACCTCTCGCCGTGA
- a CDS encoding metallophosphoesterase family protein codes for MTTWPLTLAVLVAGAALLLWVVYETTALSVEYVEVPIRGLPAAFQGLRMAHISDLHGRAFAPGGPEAKAIRAANVDLIVATGDFVHRSAGEAGNLLPFMRELVQMAPVYAVSGNHDHRSNWPFIAAHLRAAGVTVLDNSHVRLPRGDQAIYLAGVGDISTGHANLRQALPSDIDVVTILLVHAPTWFEPWNKRHAPPMLARVALALAGHTHGGQVKLPFLGAVTTVSGRLFPPSHVQGLSREGKGHLYINRGLAHGAGGFRFLSRREVTIVTLLADARATQSETA; via the coding sequence GTGACGACATGGCCTCTCACGCTAGCGGTGCTCGTGGCAGGCGCGGCCCTGTTGCTCTGGGTGGTGTACGAGACTACTGCGCTCTCAGTCGAATACGTGGAGGTGCCTATCCGTGGGCTACCGGCCGCATTTCAAGGCTTGCGCATGGCACACATTAGCGACCTGCACGGGCGGGCTTTTGCACCGGGCGGGCCCGAGGCTAAAGCGATTCGCGCTGCCAATGTCGACCTAATTGTCGCCACCGGCGATTTCGTGCACCGTAGCGCTGGCGAAGCCGGTAATTTACTGCCGTTTATGCGCGAACTCGTGCAAATGGCGCCGGTCTATGCCGTAAGCGGGAACCACGACCACCGCTCGAACTGGCCGTTTATTGCCGCGCATTTGCGTGCTGCCGGAGTTACTGTGCTAGACAACAGCCATGTGCGCCTGCCTAGAGGCGACCAAGCGATCTATCTGGCGGGGGTCGGCGATATCAGCACGGGGCACGCGAACCTAAGACAAGCGCTACCTAGCGATATAGACGTCGTAACTATTCTCTTGGTGCACGCTCCTACGTGGTTTGAACCCTGGAACAAAAGACATGCGCCGCCTATGCTCGCTCGCGTCGCCTTAGCGCTCGCTGGCCACACCCATGGCGGGCAAGTTAAGCTCCCCTTCCTTGGCGCGGTGACGACCGTCTCCGGCCGCCTCTTTCCGCCTAGCCATGTCCAAGGGCTATCGCGCGAGGGGAAAGGACACCTTTACATTAACCGCGGCCTAGCCCACGGAGCGGGTGGCTTTCGGTTCTTGTCACGGCGAGAGGTTACTATAGTCACCCTGCTCGCTGACGCGCGCGCCACGCAGAGTGAGACTGCCTAA
- a CDS encoding CoA-binding protein, which produces MNKDLFLALNHWAVVGDVLNPEKFAYKIVQKLLRKGYEVSRVHPRGGDGVYVSLKDLPKQPDVLCLVINPKTGLEYVTEAAGLGVTHAWLQPGADAEEVVKHCQGLGMQVVQSCVLVELGLREKAEESRE; this is translated from the coding sequence GTGAACAAAGACCTATTTCTCGCGCTTAACCACTGGGCAGTTGTCGGCGACGTGTTAAACCCCGAGAAGTTTGCTTATAAAATAGTGCAGAAGCTCTTACGTAAAGGCTACGAGGTAAGCCGCGTTCACCCGCGCGGGGGCGACGGCGTCTATGTCAGCCTAAAGGACCTGCCAAAGCAGCCCGACGTCTTGTGCTTGGTTATTAACCCTAAAACAGGGCTCGAATATGTTACCGAGGCGGCTGGCCTAGGCGTAACGCACGCATGGCTGCAGCCCGGAGCGGATGCCGAAGAAGTAGTTAAACACTGCCAAGGACTCGGCATGCAAGTTGTGCAGAGCTGTGTACTAGTGGAACTTGGGTTGCGTGAAAAAGCCGAGGAGAGCAGGGAATAG